In Callospermophilus lateralis isolate mCalLat2 chromosome 18, mCalLat2.hap1, whole genome shotgun sequence, one DNA window encodes the following:
- the LOC143383424 gene encoding periaxin, protein MATPPRRLQELRRAELVEIIVETEAQTGVSGINVAGGGKEGIFVRELREDSPAARSLSLQEGDQLLSARVFFENFKYEDALRLLQCAEPYKVSFCLKRTVPTGDLALRPGTVAGYEIKGPRAKVAKLVRVLSPAPVLDSPSDPVSAP, encoded by the exons ATGGCGACCCCTCCCCGCCGTCTGCAGGAGCTGAGGCGAGCGGAGTTGGTGGAGATTATAGTGGAGACGGAGGCGCAGACCGGGGTCAGCGGCATCAACGTAGCCGGCGGCGGTAAAGAAGGAATCTTCGTCCGCGAGCTGCGCGAGGATTCACCTGCCGCCAGGAGCCTCAGCCTACAGGAAG GGGACCAGCTCCTGAGCGCCCGCGTGTTCTTTGAGAACTTCAAGTACGAGGACGCACTTCGCCTGCTGCAATGCGCCGAACCTTACAAGGTCTCCTTCTGCCTGAAGCGCACTGTGCCCACCGGAGACCTGGCGCTGCGGCCCGGGACCGTGGCTGGCTACGAGATCAAGGGGCCGCGGGCCAAGGTGGCCAAGCTGGTACGCGTGCTTAGCCCGGCCCCGGTCCTGGACAGCCCCAGCGATCCTGTCTCTGCGCCGTGA
- the LOC143638145 gene encoding periaxin-like, with protein sequence MLVVPGALGAPADLAPVDVEFSFPKFSRLRRGLKAEAVKGPVPAAPARRRLQLPRLRVREVAEEAQVARLAAAAPPPRKAKAEAEVAAGARFPAPQVELVGPWLPGAEVGVPQVSAPTEGPSAEAPSGLGLHLPTLGLGAPAAPAAEPPAIGIQVPQVELPTLPSLATLPTLPCLETREGAVAVTVPTLEVAAPTVEVDLALPGKEAEARGEVPEVALKMPRLSFPRFGTRGKEVTEAKVTKVSPEARVKGPRLRMPTFGLSLLEPRPSAPEAVAESKLKLPTIKMPSFGIGVAGPEVKVPKGPEVKLPKAPEIKLPKVPEAVLPDVRLPEVQLPKVSEMKLPKVPEMAVPEVRLPEVQLPKVPEMKVPEMKLPKVPEMAVPDVHLPEVQLPKVPEMKLPEMKLPKVPEMAVPDVHLPEVQLPKVPEMKLPEMKLPKVPEMAVPDVHLPEVQLPKVPEMKLPKVPEMKLPEIKLPKLPEMAVPEVRLPELQLPKVSEMKLPKIPEMAVPDVHLPEVQLPKVPEMKLPKVPEMAVPEVRLPEVQLPKVSEMKLPKVPEMAVPEVQLPEVQLPKVSEIRLPEMQVPAVPDVQLAAPKAPEVKLKAAGAEQAEGMEFGFKMPKMPMPKLGRVGPPSQGKPGEAGAEVSGKLVTLPCLQPEVGGEARVGVPSLTLPSVELDLPGALGLEGQVQEAKVGKVEQPEGPQVAVGVGEVGFRVPSVEIVTPQLPTVEVEEGRLEMMEMKAKPSSKFSLPKFGLSGPKVAKAEAEGAGRATKLKVSKFAISLPKARMGTEAEAKEAGDGGLLPALDLSIPQLSLDAHLPSGKVEVAGADVKFKGPRFALPKFGVKGRDAEPGELVPGIAELEGKGWGWDGKVKMPKLKMPSFGLVRGKEAEVQGGRISPGEKPESIAGQLRIPEVELVTLGTQEEVGAEGAVAISGVRPSGLQVSTTGQVATEGHEGVLRMPPLGITLPQVELTGFGEAGTPGQQAKSMPPPAEGTAGYKVQVPQVSLSLPGSQVAGGELLVGEGIFKMPTVTVPQLELDVGLSREAQVDEVATSEEGLRLKLPTLGAGARGEGTEGQPPGAEHTFRLSLPDVELSPPAVGSHAEYQVAGGEGDAAQKLKVRLPRFGLVRAKEGVEEGEKVKSPKLRLPRVGFSPNESAPGEGSPSPEEEEEEGSGEGASGRRGRVRVRLPRVGLAAPSKASKGQEGDAASKSPVGEKSPKFRFPRVSLSPKARSGSGDQEEGGFRVRLPSVGFSETGAPGPTRMEGAQAAAV encoded by the coding sequence atgttGGTGGTGCCCGGGGCCCTGGGGGCCCCTGCAGACCTGGCCCCCGTTGACGTCGAGTTCTCCTTTCCCAAGTTCTCCCGTCTGCGTCGGGGCCTCAAAGCTGAGGCTGTCAAAGGTCCTGTCCCAGCTGCCCCTGCCCGCCGGCGCCTCCAGCTGCCTCGGCTGCGTGTAAGAGAAGTGGCCGAAGAGGCCCaggtagcccggctggctgctgCTGCTCCTCCCCCCAGGAAGGCCAAGGCAGAGGCAGAGGTGGCAGCAGGAGCCCGTTTCCCAGCCCCTCAGGTGGAGCTGGTTGGGCCCTGGCTGCCAGGTGCTGAGGTGGGTGTCCCTCAGGTCTCAGCTCCCACGGAGGGCCCCTCAGCAGAGGCTCCCAGTGGCTTGGGCCTCCACCTGCCAACCCTTGGGCTGGGAGCCCCTGCTGCACCTGCTGCGGAGCCTCCAGCTATAGGGATCCAGGTCCCCCAAGTAGAGCTGCCCACCTTGCCCTCACTAGCCACTCTCCCCACACTTCCTTGCCTGGAGACCCGGGAAGGGGCTGTGGCGGTGACAGTGCCCACCCTGGAAGTAGCAGCACCTACTGTGGAGGTGGACCTGGCCTTGCCAGGCAAAGAGGCAGAGGCCCGGGGAGAGGTGCCTGAGGTGGCCTTGAAGATGCCCCGCCTCAGTTTCCCCCGCTTTGGGACCCGAGGGAAAGAAGTCACTGAGGCCAAGGTGACCAAGGTCAGTCCAGAGGCCAGGGTGAAGGGTCCTAGACTTCGAATGCCCACCTTTGGCCTTTCTCTCCTGGAGCCCCGGCCCTCGGCCCCTGAGGCTGTTGCTGAGAGCAAGTTGAAGCTGCCCACCATCAAAATGCCCTCCTTTGGCATTGGAGTCGCGGGGCCTGAGGTCAAGGTGCCCAAAGGGCCTGAAGTGAAGCTCCCTAAGGCCCCTGAGATCAAGCTCCCCAAAGTGCCTGAGGCAGTCCTCCCAGATGTGCGACTCCCAGAGGTTCAGCTCCCCAAAGTGTCAGAGATGAAGCTTCCAAAAGTGCCTGAGATGGCTGTGCCCGAGGTTCGACTCCCAGAGGTGCAGCTGCCCAAAGTCCCAGAGATGAAAGTCCCTGAGATGAAGCTCCCGAAGGTACCCGAGATGGCCGTGCCCGATGTGCACCTCCCAGAAGTGCAGCTCCCGAAGGTTCCAGAGATGAAACTCCCTGAGATGAAGCTCCCGAAAGTGCCCGAGATGGCTGTGCCCGATGTGCACCTGCCAGAAGTGCAGCTCCCGAAGGTTCCTGAGATGAAACTCCCTGAGATGAAGCTCCCGAAGGTACCCGAGATGGCTGTGCCCGATGTGCACCTGCCAGAAGTGCAGCTCCCGAAAGTTCCAGAAATGAAACTCCCGAAGGTGCCTGAGATGAAGCTCCCTGAGATAAAACTCCCGAAGTTGCCCGAGATGGCTGTGCCCGAGGTTCGACTTCCGGAGCTGCAGCTGCCCAAAGTGTCAGAGATGAAGCTCCCGAAGATACCCGAGATGGCCGTGCCCGATGTGCACCTCCCAGAAGTGCAGCTCCCGAAGGTTCCAGAGATGAAACTCCCCAAGGTCCCCGAGATGGCTGTGCCCGAGGTTCGGCTTCCCGAGGTGCAGCTGCCCAAAGTGTCAGAGATGAAACTCCCCAAGGTCCCTGAGATGGCTGTGCCCGAAGTGCAGCTCCCAGAGGTGCAGCTGCCTAAAGTGTCAGAGATTCGACTGCCAGAAATGCAGGTGCCAGCGGTACCAGATGTGCAGCTGGCAGCTCCCAAGGCACCAGAGGTGAAGCTAAAAGCTGCTGGGGCGGAGCAGGCAGAGGGGATGGAGTTTGGCTTCAAGATGCCCAAAATGCCCATGCCCAAGTTGGGGAGGGTGGGGCCTCCGTCCCAAGGCAAACCAGGTGAGGCAGGTGCAGAGGTCTCAGGAAAGCTAGTGACACTTCCCTGTCTGCAGCCGGAGGTGGGTGGTGAGGCTCGTGTGGGtgtcccctctctcactctgccTTCTGTGGAACTAGACCTACCCGGGGCCCTCGGCCTGGAGGGACAGGTTCAGGAGGCCAAAGTGGGCAAGGTGGAGCAGCCAGAGGGTCCCCAGGTGGCAGTTGGTGTTGGGGAAGTGGGCTTCCGAGTGCCCTCTGTTGAGATTGTCACTCCTCAGCTGCCCACAGTGGAGGTTGAGGAAGGGCGGCTGGAGATGATGGAGATGAAGGCCAAGCCCTCCTCCAAGTTCTCCCTGCCCAAGTTTGGACTCTCAGGACCAAAGGTGGCCAAGGCAGAGGCTGAGGGGGCTGGACGAGCCACCAAGCTGAAGGTGTCCAAGTTTGCTATCTCACTCCCCAAGGCTCGGATGGGGACTGAAGCTGAGGCCAAAGAGGCAGGAGATGGAGGCCTGTTGCCTGCCCTCGATCTGTCTATTCCACAGCTCAGCCTGGATGCCCACCTGCCCTCGGGCAAGGTGGAGGTGGCAGGGGCTGATGTCAAGTTCAAGGGGCCCAGGTTTGCTCTGCCCAAGTTTGGGGTCAAAGGCCGGGATGCTGAGCCAGGAGAACTAGTGCCAGGGATAGCTGAGTTGGAGGGCAAGGGCTGGGGGTGGGATGGGAAGGTCAAGATGCCCAAGCTGAAGATGCCCTCTTTTGGGTTGGTCAGAGGGAAGGAAGCAGAAGTCCAGGGTGGACGCATCAGCCCTGGGGAAAAGCCAGAGTCCATAGCTGGGCAGCTTAGGATCCCTGAGGTGGAGTTGGTCACCCTGGGGACTcaggaggaagtaggggcagagggAGCAGTGGCTATTAGTGGAGTGAGGCCATCAGGCCTGCAGGTGTCCACAACTGGGCAGGTGGCCACTGAGGGCCATGAGGGGGTGCTGAGGATGCCCCCACTGGGCATCACACTGCCCCAGGTAGAACTAACTGGCTTTGGGGAGGCGGGCACCCCAGGGCAGCAGGCCAAGAGCATGCCCCCTCCAGCAGAGGGCACAGCAGGCTACAAAGTCCAGGTGCCTCAGGTGAGCCTGTCCCTGCCTGGAAGCCAAGTGGCAGGTGGTGAGCTGTTGGTGGGTGAAGGCATCTTCAAGATGCCCACCGTGACCGTGCCCCAGCTGGAGCTGGACGTGGGGCTGAGCCGGGAGGCCCAGGTGGATGAGGTGGCCACAAGCGAGGAGGGGCTGAGGCTGAAGCTGCCCACGCTGGGGGCAGgagccaggggagaggggacCGAGGGCCAGCCCCCGGGGGCCGAGCACACCTTCCGCCTCTCGCTGCCAGACGTGGAGCTCTCGCCACCCGCCGTGGGCAGCCACGCCGAGTACCAGGTGGCAGGGGGTGAAGGAGACGCGGCACAGAAACTCAAGGTGCGGCTGCCCCGGTTTGGCCTGGTGCGGGCCAAGGAGGGGGTCGAGGAGGGTGAGAAGGTCAAGAGCCCGAAGCTCAGGCTACCCCGGGTGGGCTTCAGCCCAAACGAGTCGGCCCCTGGAGAAGGTTCCCCCAGccctgaggaggaggaagaagagggcaGCGGGGAAGGGGCCTCGGGTCGTCGGGGCCGGGTCAGGGTCCGCTTGCCCCGTGTGGGCCTAGCAGCCCCTTCTAAGGCCTCTAAGGGACAGGAGGGGGATGCAGCCTCCAAGTCCCCTGTAGGGGAGAAGTCACCCAAGTTCCGCTTCCCCAGGGTGTCTCTAAGCCCTAAGGCCCGGAGTGGAAGTGGGGACCAGGAAGAGGGTGGCTTCAGGGTCCGGCTGCCCAGTGTGGGGTTTTCTGAGACAGGGGCTCCAGGCCCCACCAGGATGGAGGGGGCCCAGGCGGCTGCTGTCTGA
- the Hipk4 gene encoding homeodomain-interacting protein kinase 4 produces MATIQSETDCYDIIEVLGKGTFGEVAKGWRRSTGEMVAIKILKNDAYRSRIIKNELKLLRCMRGLDPDEAHIIRFLEFFHDALKFYLVFELLEQNLFEFQKENNFAPLPARHIRTVTLQVLRALARLKELAIIHADLKPENIMLVDQTRCPFRVKVIDFGSASIFSEVRYVKEPYIQSRFYRAPEILLGLPFCEKVDVWSLGCVMAELHLGWPLYPGNNEYDQVRYICETQGLPKPHLLHASRKAHHFFKRNPHPDATNPWQLKSSADYLAETKVRPLERRKYMLKSLDQIETVNGGGAASRLTFPDREALAEHADLKSMVELIKRMLTWESHERISPSAALRHPFVSMQQLRSAHETTRYYQLSLRGCRLSLQVEGKPPPPVMATTEDGPPYYRLAEEEEAVGMGSMAGSGPFFREEKAPAVQRAIDQLDDLSLQEAGRGLWGETRADVVSDMLAPLKAATTGRRVPDSGPEPILAFYGSRLAGRHKARKPPAGSKSDSNFSNLIRLSQASPEDDGPCRGSGWEEGECQGASAEPPAIPQREGDGPNIKDMTMDAERSGPELFDPSSCPGEWLSEPEWTLEGVRGPRAQGLPPRHPHPHGPPRATSFLQHVGGHH; encoded by the exons ATGGCCACCATCCAGTCGGAGACCGACTGTTACGACATCATTGAGGTGCTGGGCAAGGGCACCTTTGGGGAAGTGGCCAAGGGATGGCGGCGAAGCACGGGTGAGATGGTGGCCATCAAGATCCTCAAGAACGACGCCTACCGCAGCCGCATCATCAAGAACGAGCTGAAGCTGCTCCGCTGCATGCGGGGCCTGGACCCCGACGAGGCCCACATCATCCGCTTCCTCGAGTTCTTCCACGATGCCCTCAAGTTCTACCTGGTCTTCGAGCTGCTGGAGCAAAACCTCTTTGAGTTCCAGAAGGAGAACAACTTCGCACCCCTCCCGGCCCGTCACATCCGGACGGTCACCCTGCAGGTGCTCAGAGCCCTGGCGCGGCTCAAGGAGCTGGCCATCATCCACGCCGACCTCAAACCCGAGAACATCATGCTGGTGGATCAGACCCGCTGCCCCTTCAGGGTCAAG GTGATTGACTTTGGCTCAGCCAGTATTTTCAGTGAGGTGCGCTACGTGAAAGAGCCGTACATCCAGTCTCGCTTCTACCGGGCCCCCGAGATTCTGCTGGGGCTGCCCTTCTGTGAGAAGGTGGATGTGTGGTCGCTGGGCTGTGTCATGGCTGAACTGCACCTGGGCTGGCCCCTCTACCCCGGCAACAACGAGTATGACCAGGTGCGCTACATCTGTGAGACCCAGGGCTTGCCCAAGCCACACCTGCTGCACGCCTCCCGCAAGGCCCACCACTTCTTCAAGCGTAACCCCCACCCTGATGCCACCAATCCCTGGCAGCTCAAGTCCTCAGCTGACTACCTGGCTGAGACCAAG GTGCGTCCCCTGGAGCGTCGCAAGTACATGCTCAAGTCCTTGGACCAGATCGAGACGGTGAATGGTGGCGGGGCTGCCAGCCGGCTGACCTTCCCGGACCGGGAGGCGCTGGCCGAGCACGCGGACCTCAAGAGCATGGTGGAGCTGATCAAGCGCATGCTGACGTGGGAGTCCCACGAGCGCATCAGCCCCAGCGCGGCCCTGCGCCACCCCTTCGTGTCCATGCAGCAGCTGCGCAGCGCACACGAGACCACGCGGTACTACCAGCTGTCCCTGCGCGGCTGCCGCCTCTCGCTGCAGGTGGAGGGCAAGCCACCCCCGCCTGTCATGGCCACCACAGAAGATGGGCCCCCGTACTACCGGCTGGCCGAGGAGGAGGAGGCCgtgggcatgggcagcatggcggGCAGCGGGCCCTTCTTCCGGGAGGAGAAGGCTCCGGCCGTGCAGAGAGCCATCGACCAGCTGGACGACCTGAGCCTGCAGGAGGCCGGCCGCGGGCTCTGGGGGGAGACCCGGGCCGACGTGGTCTCCGACATGCTGGCCCCGCTCAAGGCGGCCACCACGGGCCGCCGGGTCCCCGACTCTGGCCCAGAGCCCATCCTGGCCTTCTATGGCAGCCGCCTAGCAGGACGCCACAAGGCCCGCAAGCCGCCCGCGGGCTCCAAGTCCGACTCCAACTTCAGCAACCTCATCCGGCTGAGCCAGGCCTCGCCCGAGGACGATGGGCCCTGCCGGGGGAGTGGCTGGGAGGAAGGCGAGTGCCAAGGAGCCTCTGCGGAGCCGCCTGCCATCCCACAGCGGGAGGGAGATGGACCCAACATCAAGGACATGACCATGGACGCTGAG AGGTCAGGCCCTGAGCTCTTCGACCCCAGCAGCTGTCCTGGAGAGTGGCTGAGTGAGCCCGAATGGACCCTGGAGGGAGTCAGGGGGCCACGGGCTCAGGGGCTCCCACCCCGCCACCCCCACCCACATGGTCCGCCCCGGGCCACCAGCTTTCTGCAGCACGTTGGCGGGCACCACTGA
- the Pld3 gene encoding 5'-3' exonuclease PLD3 → MKPKLMYQELKVPVEEPANELPMNEIEAWKAAEKKARWVLLVLILAVVGFGALMTQLFLWEYGDLHLFGPNQRPAPCYDPCEAVLVESIPEGLDFPNATMSNPSTSQAWLGLLAGAHSSLDIASFYWTLTNNDTHTQEPSAQQGEEVLRQLQTLAPRGVKVRIAVSKPNGPQPQADLQTLLQSGAQVRMVDMQKLTHGVLHTKFWVVDQTHFYLGSANMDWRSLTQVKELGIVMYNCSCLARDLTKIFEAYWFLGQAGSSIPSTWPRPYDTRYNQETPMEICLNGTPALAYLASAPPPLCPSGRTPDLKALLNVVDNARSFIYIAVMNYLPTMEFSHPRRFWPAIDDGLRRAAYERGVKVRLLISCWGHSEPSMRSFLLSLAALRDNHTHSDIQVKLFVVPADEAQARIPYARVNHNKYMVTERATYIGTSNWSGSYFTETAGTSLLVTQNGRGGLRSQLEAVFLRDWDSPYSHDLDTAADSVGSACRLL, encoded by the exons ATGAAGCCTAAATTGATGTACCAGGAG CTGAAGGTGCCTGTTGAGGAGCCAGCCAACGAGCTGCCCATGAATGAGATTGAGGCATGGAAGGCTGCTGAGAAG AAAGCCCGCTGGGTCCTGCTAGTCCTCATCCTGGCGGTGGTGGGCTTCGGTGCCCTGATGACTCAGCTGTTTCTATGGGAATACGGGGACTTGCATCTCTTTGGACCCAACCAGCGCCCAGCCCCCTGCTATGACCCCTGCGA AGCAGTGCTGGTGGAGAGCATTCCTGAGGGCCTGGACTTCCCCAATGCCACCATGAGCAACCCCTCCACTAGCCAGGCCTGGCTGGGCCTGCTCGCCGGTGCTCACAGCAGCCTGGACATCGCGTCCTTCTACTGGACCCTCACCAACAATGATACCCACACGCAGGAGCCCTCTGCCCAGCAG GGTGAGGAGGTCCTCCGGCAACTACAGACCCTGGCACCTCGAGGGGTGAAGGTTCGCATCGCCGTGAGCAAGCCCAATGGGCCCCAGCCACAGGCGGACCTGCAAACCCTGCTGCAGAGCG GTGCCCAGGTCCGCATGGTGGACATGCAGAAGCTGACCCACGGCGTCCTGCACACCAAGTTCTGGGTCGTGGATCAGACCCACTTCTACCTGGGCAGTGCCAACATGGACTGGCGCTCACTGACCCAG GTCAAGGAGCTGGGCATAGTGATGTACAACTGCAGCTGCCTGGCTCGAGACTTGACCAAGATCTTCGAGGCCTACTGGTTCCTGGGCCAGGCGGGCAGCTCTATCCCATCCACCTGGCCCCGACCGTATGATACCCGCTACAATCAGGAGACACCAATGGAGATCTGCCTCAATGGAACCCCTGCTCTGGCCTACCTGGCG AGCGCACCCCCACCCCTGTGTCCAAGTGGCCGCACCCCAGACCTGAAGGCCCTGCTCAACGTGGTGGACAACGCCCGGAGTTTCATCTACATTGCGGTCATGAACTACCTGCCCACCATGGAGTTCTCCCACCCGCGCAG GTTCTGGCCTGCCATCGACGATGGGCTGCGCCGGGCTGCCTACGAGCGGGGCGTCAAGGTGCGCCTGCTCATCAGCTGCTGGGGACACTCTGAGCCATCCATGCGGTCCTTCCTGCTCTCCCTGGCTGCCCTGCGTGACAACCATACCCACTCCGACATCCAGGTG AAACTCTTTGTGGTCCCTGCGGATGAAGCCCAGGCTCGAATCCCATACGCCCGTGTCAACCACAACAAGTACATGGTGACTGAACGTGCCACCTACATTG GAACCTCCAACTGGTCTGGCAGCTACTTCACGGAGACAGCGGGCACCTCGCTGCTGGTGACGCAGAACGGGCGCGGTGGCCTGCGCAGCCAGCTGGAGGCTGTTTTCCTGAGGGACTGGGACTCCCCTTATAGCCACGACCTGGACACCGCAGCGGACAGTGTGGGCAGTGCCTGTCGCCTGCTGTGA